One Tolypothrix bouteillei VB521301 DNA window includes the following coding sequences:
- a CDS encoding DUF3122 domain-containing protein, with protein MIPTLLNRLLWRCSLLFVLILATFGTLTPEAIALLRQHHDAPGVLRYHSQVSIKDGLGYAWQVVLFKVVKPGQPKDIHLRLVGFPGTVQFVHPLPLEILTTQGQLLTASDIYIESSPAPNVGEYQFADVLLKLKTLNSLKLYLPLEKDHRLVLKIPKEIVTEWHWLINDFD; from the coding sequence ATGATACCCACCCTGTTAAACAGACTGTTGTGGCGATGCTCGTTACTATTCGTGCTAATACTGGCTACTTTTGGGACTTTGACTCCAGAAGCTATAGCCTTACTTCGCCAGCATCACGATGCGCCCGGTGTTTTACGCTATCACTCACAGGTATCTATAAAAGATGGGTTGGGATATGCTTGGCAAGTGGTTCTTTTTAAAGTCGTCAAACCAGGTCAACCAAAAGACATACATTTGAGGTTAGTCGGTTTTCCCGGTACCGTTCAATTTGTTCACCCGCTTCCACTGGAGATATTAACAACACAAGGTCAGCTATTAACTGCATCTGATATCTATATAGAGTCTTCTCCTGCACCTAATGTAGGAGAGTATCAATTCGCAGATGTGCTACTTAAGTTAAAAACCCTTAACTCGTTGAAACTTTACTTACCTTTAGAAAAAGACCACCGCTTGGTATTAAAAATACCTAAAGAGATTGTAACGGAATGGCATTGGTTAATCAATGATTTTGATTAA
- the aroF gene encoding 3-deoxy-7-phosphoheptulonate synthase has translation MIIVMKTGTPTQEIQQIIQDVSQWDIKPETIESNNKVVIGLVGDTSSLNIEQVQQLSPFIEQVLRINKPFKRASLEFRHGKPSEVIVPTPRGPVAFGQDHPLVIVAGPCSVENEEMIVETALVVKAAGAQFLRGGAYKPRTSPYAFQGHGESALGLLAKAREATGLGIITEVMDTADLEKVAEVADVIQIGARNMQNFPLLRKVGPIGKPVLLKRGLSATIEEWLMAAEYILAAGNPNVILCERGVRTFDQKYTRNVLDLSVLPVLRSLTHLPIMIDPSHATGKSEFVPSMAKAAIAAGTDSLMIEVHPNPAKALSDGPQSLTFEGFEKIMQEITPLAQFYGRWNRLPFAVATPANMSKSFSTPYF, from the coding sequence ATGATTATAGTGATGAAAACCGGGACACCTACACAAGAGATTCAGCAAATTATTCAAGATGTCAGCCAGTGGGATATAAAACCAGAAACAATAGAAAGTAACAACAAAGTTGTCATTGGTTTAGTTGGCGATACATCAAGTTTAAATATCGAGCAAGTCCAACAACTCAGTCCCTTTATCGAGCAAGTTTTACGGATCAACAAACCCTTTAAGCGAGCTTCCCTAGAATTTCGTCATGGAAAACCCAGCGAGGTTATTGTACCAACTCCTAGAGGACCCGTTGCGTTTGGTCAAGACCATCCTCTTGTTATCGTAGCTGGACCTTGTTCCGTTGAAAATGAAGAAATGATCGTAGAAACAGCCCTAGTTGTGAAAGCAGCAGGTGCTCAATTCCTACGCGGTGGAGCATACAAACCCCGTACTTCACCTTATGCTTTCCAAGGTCATGGAGAGAGTGCTTTGGGTTTGTTAGCTAAAGCAAGGGAAGCTACCGGACTGGGGATTATTACAGAAGTAATGGATACCGCCGATTTGGAAAAGGTTGCTGAAGTCGCAGATGTCATTCAAATTGGTGCTCGCAATATGCAGAATTTTCCCCTGCTAAGAAAAGTGGGACCTATTGGTAAACCCGTTCTTTTAAAGCGAGGACTGTCAGCCACTATTGAAGAATGGTTGATGGCGGCTGAGTATATTTTGGCTGCTGGTAACCCAAATGTGATTCTGTGCGAACGGGGTGTTCGTACCTTCGATCAGAAATACACTCGTAACGTTCTCGATCTTTCCGTACTTCCCGTGTTGCGTTCATTGACTCACCTACCCATCATGATTGACCCCAGCCATGCTACAGGTAAGTCAGAATTTGTACCTTCAATGGCAAAAGCTGCGATCGCAGCAGGAACAGATTCCTTAATGATTGAAGTTCACCCCAATCCAGCAAAAGCTTTATCAGATGGTCCTCAATCTCTAACATTTGAAGGCTTTGAGAAAATCATGCAAGAGATAACTCCTCTGGCTCAATTCTACGGTCGTTGGAACAGATTACCTTTTGCAGTAGCAACACCAGCAAACATGTCCAAAAGTTTTTCAACCCCCTATTTCTAA
- a CDS encoding anthranilate synthase, which produces MYLDIHCYTTNGGIFVSRSVTKTSIETGIEEVLLRLDSQRGGVLKSSYEYPGRYKRWEIGFVNPPLELATRDNSFTITAHNERGMVLLPYLAELLENNPHLQEVRREHNRVIGSVRPTQQFFAEEERSKQPSVFSIVRELLHAFHSPEDEHLGLYGAFGYDLVFQFEQMAKRIKRADDQRDLVLYLPDEIVIVDHYLQSAFRLQYEFVTRYGNTRGLPRTGETIDYQGKRLTPNKASDHEKGEYENQVETALDYFRRGDLFEVVPSQSFFQACEQPPTELFRTLQQINPSPYGFIFNLGGEYLIGASPEMFVRVEGRRVETCPISGTIKRGKDAIDDAAQIQKLLNSRKDESELTMCTDVDRNDKSRICEPGSVRVIARRQIELYSHLIHTVDHVEGIVRPEFDALDAFLTHLWAVTVTGAPKRSAMQFLEQHERSARRWYGGAVGYLTFKGDLNTGLILRTMRYMDSIAEVRVGATVLYDSEPEAEAQETITKAAALFQTLNQSKYRRSHSCDRVTPDSPQANPGIGKHVLLIDHEDSFVHTLANYIRQTGATVTTLRHGFSETVFDIERPDLVVLSPGPGRPSDFRLAETIAACKKRRIPIFGVCLGLQGIVEAHGGELGILNYPQHGKVSSVSVVASDSITFKGLPQSFEVGRYHSLYALPERLPEELKVTALSDDGVIMGIEHRVLPIAAVQFHPESIMTMACGVGQEIIKNVVHAFTSKPSAALVA; this is translated from the coding sequence GTGTATCTAGATATTCATTGCTACACAACTAACGGCGGAATTTTTGTATCGCGCTCTGTAACTAAGACTTCAATTGAAACTGGTATTGAAGAAGTTCTACTACGTCTTGATTCCCAACGTGGAGGTGTGCTGAAAAGTAGCTACGAGTATCCTGGACGTTACAAAAGATGGGAAATTGGTTTTGTCAACCCACCCCTAGAACTAGCAACTCGCGATAATTCCTTTACAATTACAGCACATAACGAGCGAGGAATGGTTTTGCTACCTTATTTAGCAGAACTCCTTGAGAATAATCCACACTTGCAAGAAGTTCGCCGAGAACACAATCGTGTTATTGGCTCTGTTCGACCAACACAACAGTTCTTTGCAGAAGAAGAAAGAAGCAAACAACCATCAGTCTTCAGTATTGTGCGAGAATTGTTACATGCATTCCACAGCCCAGAAGACGAACACTTAGGACTGTACGGAGCATTTGGCTATGACTTGGTTTTTCAATTTGAACAAATGGCAAAGCGCATAAAACGTGCTGACGACCAACGAGACTTAGTACTGTATTTACCTGATGAAATTGTCATTGTTGACCACTACTTACAAAGCGCATTTCGCTTGCAGTATGAATTTGTGACTCGTTATGGTAACACTCGCGGTTTACCTCGCACGGGTGAAACGATCGATTATCAAGGGAAACGCCTGACACCCAATAAAGCTTCCGATCATGAAAAAGGTGAGTATGAAAACCAAGTAGAGACAGCCCTTGATTACTTCCGCCGTGGTGATTTATTTGAAGTTGTACCCAGCCAAAGCTTCTTTCAAGCTTGCGAACAGCCTCCCACCGAACTTTTCCGAACATTGCAGCAAATTAACCCCAGCCCTTATGGATTCATTTTCAATCTTGGTGGAGAGTATTTGATTGGTGCTTCGCCTGAAATGTTTGTGCGCGTTGAAGGCAGACGTGTTGAAACCTGCCCGATTAGCGGTACGATCAAACGAGGAAAAGATGCAATTGATGATGCCGCTCAAATTCAAAAGCTTCTAAACTCTCGTAAAGACGAATCTGAATTAACAATGTGTACGGACGTGGATCGCAACGATAAATCGCGAATCTGCGAACCGGGTTCAGTTCGAGTCATTGCCCGTCGTCAAATTGAATTGTACAGTCATTTAATCCATACAGTCGATCACGTTGAAGGTATAGTGCGACCTGAATTTGATGCTTTAGATGCATTTCTCACTCATTTGTGGGCGGTGACAGTAACAGGCGCACCCAAACGATCCGCAATGCAGTTTCTCGAACAACACGAACGCAGTGCTAGACGCTGGTATGGTGGTGCGGTTGGATACTTAACTTTTAAAGGAGATTTAAACACCGGTTTAATTCTCAGAACCATGAGATATATGGACTCCATTGCAGAGGTAAGGGTGGGTGCAACAGTTCTTTATGACTCCGAGCCAGAAGCCGAAGCTCAAGAAACAATTACGAAAGCAGCTGCACTGTTCCAAACCCTCAACCAGAGCAAATACAGACGTTCTCATTCCTGCGATCGCGTCACCCCCGATTCCCCCCAAGCAAATCCTGGGATAGGTAAACACGTCCTACTGATCGACCATGAAGACTCTTTTGTCCACACCCTAGCAAATTACATTCGTCAAACGGGAGCAACAGTCACAACGTTGCGCCATGGTTTTTCAGAAACTGTGTTTGATATAGAACGCCCAGATCTTGTTGTCCTTTCTCCAGGACCGGGTAGACCGAGTGACTTCCGGTTAGCAGAGACAATTGCAGCTTGTAAAAAACGTCGAATTCCTATCTTTGGTGTTTGTTTGGGATTGCAAGGAATTGTAGAAGCACACGGTGGCGAACTAGGAATTCTTAACTATCCCCAACACGGAAAAGTTTCTAGCGTTTCTGTTGTTGCTTCAGACTCCATCACCTTTAAAGGCTTACCACAATCGTTTGAAGTCGGTAGATATCATTCCCTGTATGCTCTACCCGAACGATTACCTGAAGAATTAAAAGTGACAGCACTTTCCGATGATGGTGTGATTATGGGAATTGAGCACCGGGTATTGCCGATCGCCGCCGTTCAATTCCATCCAGAATCCATTATGACTATGGCATGCGGAGTTGGGCAAGAAATTATCAAGAATGTAGTTCATGCATTCACTTCAAAACCCTCTGCAGCCCTTGTTGCATGA
- the trpC gene encoding indole-3-glycerol phosphate synthase TrpC encodes MLQIENQAIARSVKPQHILDEIVRYKHQEVSKRHELLPFTNLLNQIGNAPAVRDFLLALQNSSKNPSLIAEVKKASPSKGVICADFDPVKIAQAYERGGASCLSVLTDEKFFQGSFKNLQTIRQKVTLPLLCKEFIIDAYQIYLARVSGADAILLIAAVLSDETLQEFVNLARYLGMSVLIEVHTLTELDRVLSLSNVQLVGINNRNLEDFTVDLEITQHLLAQRGEKLNSMGITVVSESGLYTSTDLDLVAKAGARAVLVGESLVKQPNIEQAVKKLLQG; translated from the coding sequence ATGCTTCAGATAGAGAACCAAGCGATCGCGCGATCGGTCAAACCACAACACATCCTTGACGAGATTGTACGTTACAAACATCAAGAAGTTTCTAAAAGACACGAGCTATTACCCTTCACAAACTTACTCAACCAAATTGGAAATGCTCCTGCTGTTCGAGATTTTCTCTTAGCTCTACAAAACAGTTCCAAAAACCCTAGTTTAATTGCAGAAGTTAAAAAAGCTTCACCAAGCAAAGGAGTTATTTGTGCTGATTTCGACCCCGTGAAAATTGCACAAGCTTACGAACGAGGAGGTGCTTCTTGTCTGTCAGTGTTAACTGACGAAAAATTCTTCCAAGGTAGTTTTAAAAATTTACAGACTATCAGACAAAAAGTAACATTACCTTTGCTTTGTAAAGAATTTATCATTGACGCTTATCAAATTTATCTAGCACGTGTCAGTGGTGCAGATGCTATTCTACTGATTGCTGCTGTTTTATCAGATGAAACTCTTCAAGAGTTTGTAAATCTTGCTCGATATCTTGGGATGAGCGTTCTAATTGAAGTACATACTCTAACCGAACTTGATAGAGTTTTGTCACTATCCAATGTACAATTAGTAGGTATTAACAATCGTAACCTTGAAGATTTTACTGTTGATCTAGAAATCACCCAGCACTTATTAGCACAGCGCGGAGAAAAATTAAACAGCATGGGTATTACAGTTGTCAGTGAATCGGGATTGTATACATCTACCGATCTAGACCTAGTTGCTAAAGCAGGAGCTAGAGCCGTTCTAGTAGGAGAATCTTTAGTCAAGCAACCCAACATAGAACAAGCTGTCAAAAAACTGTTACAAGGTTAA
- the trpA gene encoding tryptophan synthase subunit alpha, protein MTSISQRFESLRKNNQCALIPFLTAGDPNLETTAQALQILDSNGADIIELGVPYSDPLADGPVIQAAATRALKQETRLAQVLEMAQGLTPNLRSPLILFTYYNPILNLGIQPFLKQISAAGIKGLVVPDLPLEEASELLNSASEVGIETTLLVTPTSSKERIEAISSQSQGFIYLVSVTGVTGVRSQLQGKVKDVLQEIRNVTNKPIGVGFGISGTEQARQAIDWGADAVIVGSAFVQRLAEGTPQQGLEAIKNFCQELKASISVVRA, encoded by the coding sequence ATGACTTCTATTTCTCAACGTTTTGAATCTTTACGCAAAAATAACCAGTGTGCTCTCATTCCTTTTCTCACCGCTGGTGACCCCAATCTAGAAACCACAGCACAAGCCCTACAAATTTTAGACTCAAACGGTGCTGACATAATTGAATTAGGAGTTCCTTATTCAGATCCGCTAGCAGATGGACCAGTGATTCAAGCTGCTGCAACCCGTGCTTTAAAACAAGAAACTCGATTGGCTCAAGTTTTAGAAATGGCTCAAGGGCTCACTCCTAATTTGCGATCGCCCCTCATTTTATTCACTTACTACAATCCCATTTTAAATTTAGGTATTCAACCATTTCTCAAACAAATTTCTGCTGCAGGAATCAAAGGATTAGTCGTACCCGATTTACCTCTAGAAGAAGCCAGCGAACTGCTAAATTCTGCCAGTGAAGTTGGAATTGAAACTACATTACTCGTTACCCCAACCAGTTCCAAAGAACGCATAGAAGCCATTAGCAGTCAATCGCAAGGATTTATTTATTTAGTCAGTGTCACAGGTGTTACAGGAGTACGCTCTCAACTGCAAGGAAAAGTGAAAGACGTATTACAAGAAATACGAAATGTTACCAACAAACCCATCGGAGTCGGTTTCGGGATTTCAGGAACAGAACAAGCTCGCCAAGCCATTGACTGGGGTGCAGATGCAGTGATTGTAGGAAGTGCTTTTGTACAACGTTTAGCAGAAGGAACACCACAACAAGGACTGGAAGCTATTAAAAACTTCTGTCAAGAACTGAAAGCATCAATATCAGTTGTAAGAGCTTAA
- the trpB gene encoding tryptophan synthase subunit beta: MLAKEQDIDNIASFFTQQPDALGRFGRFGGKYVPETLMSALSELEIAFKKYQNDPLFQEELQPLLRDYVGRATPLYFAERLTQHYQKSDGTGPQIYLKREDLNHTGAHKINNALAQVLLAKRMGKKRIVAETGAGQHGVATATVCARFGLQCVIYMGIHDMERQALNVFRMKLMGAEVRGVAAGTGTLKDATSEAIRDWVTNVETTHYILGSVAGPHPYPMIVREFQAIIGKETRVQCEEKWGGLPDIVLACVGGGSNAIGLFHEFLKEQSVRIIGVEAAGEGVDTEKHAATLTKGRIGVLHGAMSFVLQDEDGQIVEAHSISAGLDYPGVGPEHSYLKDIGRAEYYSVTDSQALAAFQRLSQLEGIIPALETSHAIAFLETLCPQLTGSPRIVISCSGRGDKDVQTVAKFFNPA; encoded by the coding sequence ATGTTAGCAAAAGAACAAGATATCGATAATATTGCTTCTTTCTTCACTCAACAACCCGATGCACTGGGAAGATTTGGTCGATTTGGCGGTAAATACGTACCGGAAACATTGATGTCTGCTCTCAGCGAGTTAGAAATTGCTTTTAAAAAATATCAAAACGACCCCCTCTTTCAAGAAGAACTTCAACCGCTTCTACGCGACTACGTTGGACGTGCGACACCTCTTTACTTTGCAGAACGGCTTACACAACACTATCAAAAATCTGATGGAACAGGACCGCAAATTTATCTCAAACGTGAAGACTTAAACCATACAGGAGCACATAAAATTAACAATGCTTTAGCGCAAGTGCTTTTAGCAAAGCGGATGGGTAAAAAGCGCATTGTTGCAGAAACAGGAGCAGGTCAGCATGGTGTTGCGACTGCTACAGTCTGCGCTCGTTTTGGTTTGCAGTGCGTAATTTACATGGGAATTCACGATATGGAAAGACAAGCGCTGAATGTCTTCCGTATGAAGTTGATGGGAGCAGAAGTACGAGGCGTAGCAGCAGGTACTGGAACCTTAAAAGATGCAACAAGCGAAGCGATTCGGGATTGGGTCACAAATGTAGAAACCACTCATTACATCTTAGGTTCTGTTGCTGGACCGCATCCTTACCCCATGATTGTCAGAGAATTTCAAGCAATTATTGGTAAAGAAACTCGCGTTCAATGTGAGGAAAAATGGGGAGGTCTTCCAGATATTGTTTTGGCTTGTGTCGGTGGTGGTTCTAATGCTATCGGGCTGTTCCATGAATTTTTGAAGGAACAATCTGTACGCATAATTGGCGTTGAAGCAGCAGGTGAGGGTGTTGATACTGAAAAACACGCAGCAACTTTAACAAAAGGTCGCATTGGTGTTTTGCATGGTGCAATGAGTTTTGTCCTGCAAGACGAAGATGGTCAAATTGTAGAAGCACATTCTATTAGTGCTGGTTTGGATTATCCCGGTGTGGGACCAGAACACAGTTATTTGAAAGATATAGGACGTGCTGAATATTACAGTGTTACGGACTCTCAAGCTTTAGCTGCGTTCCAACGTCTGTCTCAATTAGAAGGGATTATTCCAGCACTAGAAACATCTCATGCGATCGCATTTCTAGAAACTCTGTGTCCGCAATTAACAGGTAGTCCCCGAATTGTCATCAGCTGTTCCGGACGCGGCGATAAGGATGTACAGACAGTCGCCAAGTTTTTCAACCCTGCTTAA
- the trpD gene encoding anthranilate phosphoribosyltransferase, with protein sequence MVTAPAQVAKNSSNYEPPNWSALLQQLLDGQSLSVSQASDLMYGWLTDGISPALSGAILAAIQAKGVSADELLGMVKVLYTQSIKATLRDSVVGNSPLVDTCGTGGDGASTFNISTAVAFTVAAAGVKVAKHGNRSASGKTGSADVLEALGLNLKASSKRTQEAVDAVGITFLFAPDWHPALKAIAPLRKTLKVRTIFNLLGPLINPLRPTGQVIGVNKPALVETFAKVLYQLGTRRAVALYGREKLDEAGLGDKTDLAIVSDKQMHLLELDPRDLGLTPAPISELKGGDVRENAEILKAVLQGKGSQAQQDIVALNTALALYVGEAVPDTGDYFETLTNGVAIAKDILQSGQAWNKLEQLSQFLQ encoded by the coding sequence ATGGTAACGGCACCCGCTCAAGTTGCAAAAAATTCTTCCAACTACGAACCCCCTAATTGGTCTGCTTTATTACAGCAATTACTAGATGGTCAATCCCTGTCAGTTTCTCAAGCTTCTGATTTGATGTACGGTTGGCTGACAGACGGTATTTCTCCCGCACTCTCGGGTGCAATTCTAGCAGCAATTCAGGCAAAGGGTGTATCTGCTGATGAATTGTTGGGTATGGTTAAGGTTTTATATACCCAATCTATCAAAGCAACACTGCGAGACAGCGTTGTCGGTAATTCACCACTTGTTGATACCTGTGGGACTGGTGGAGATGGAGCATCAACGTTTAATATTTCAACAGCTGTTGCTTTTACAGTTGCAGCCGCAGGAGTCAAAGTTGCCAAGCACGGGAATCGTTCCGCATCGGGGAAGACTGGATCGGCTGACGTGTTAGAAGCTTTGGGTTTAAATCTCAAAGCCAGCAGCAAGAGAACTCAAGAAGCTGTTGACGCAGTTGGCATTACTTTTCTCTTTGCACCAGATTGGCATCCCGCCCTTAAAGCGATCGCACCTTTGCGAAAAACTTTAAAAGTCCGCACAATTTTTAACCTCCTCGGTCCGCTGATTAACCCCTTGCGACCGACAGGACAAGTCATTGGTGTGAATAAACCCGCTTTGGTAGAAACTTTTGCTAAAGTTTTGTATCAATTGGGTACTCGTCGGGCTGTGGCGTTGTACGGTCGGGAAAAATTAGATGAAGCTGGGTTGGGAGATAAAACCGATTTAGCTATTGTCTCTGACAAACAAATGCACTTGCTAGAACTCGATCCGCGAGACTTGGGTCTTACTCCAGCCCCAATTAGCGAACTCAAGGGTGGAGATGTCCGAGAAAATGCAGAAATTCTCAAAGCTGTCCTTCAAGGGAAAGGGTCGCAAGCACAGCAAGATATCGTTGCTCTCAATACAGCTTTAGCTCTGTATGTTGGTGAAGCTGTACCCGATACTGGCGATTATTTTGAGACTTTGACTAACGGCGTTGCGATCGCTAAAGATATTCTTCAAAGCGGTCAGGCTTGGAATAAGTTAGAGCAACTTTCTCAATTTCTACAGTAA
- a CDS encoding aspartyl protease — translation MMRGFVNQSCEAVIRVALGRADAPKQMIEAVIDTGFTGFLSLPLATIESLGLPWIFRDVATLGDGSEAIFEMYRAIVIWDSQPQVVDVAASETDPLVGMSLLYGFKLEIETVEGGSVTIKALRDTLNG, via the coding sequence ATGATGCGCGGTTTCGTTAATCAGAGTTGTGAAGCCGTGATTCGGGTTGCACTTGGTCGTGCCGATGCCCCAAAGCAGATGATAGAGGCAGTGATTGACACAGGTTTCACAGGCTTTCTGTCTCTTCCGCTCGCAACAATCGAGTCTCTTGGCTTACCTTGGATATTTCGGGATGTTGCAACTTTGGGCGATGGTAGCGAAGCAATCTTTGAAATGTATCGTGCGATCGTTATTTGGGATAGTCAGCCTCAAGTTGTGGATGTAGCAGCCTCGGAAACCGATCCACTTGTGGGAATGAGTCTGCTGTATGGGTTTAAACTTGAGATTGAAACTGTTGAGGGTGGCAGCGTGACGATCAAAGCGTTGAGAGATACTCTAAACGGTTAA
- a CDS encoding type II toxin-antitoxin system VapC family toxin has product MKYLLDTDHLSILQRQVGKDYSNLSTRMTHYPLSDFAVSTVTFHEQTLGSHAYINRARNLDDVVKGYEMMTRLVSDFKVLPLVSFDVGAAATFDRLQSQRIQLAKMDARIAAIALFRGLILLTRNHRDFSKVTGLLTEDWTL; this is encoded by the coding sequence ATGAAATATTTATTGGATACAGATCATCTGAGCATTCTTCAGCGTCAAGTAGGGAAGGATTACAGTAACCTTTCGACACGCATGACTCACTACCCATTGTCAGATTTTGCTGTATCAACTGTGACGTTTCACGAACAGACGCTAGGTAGTCACGCTTATATCAATCGTGCTCGTAACTTAGATGATGTTGTGAAAGGATATGAAATGATGACACGACTCGTTAGCGACTTCAAAGTTTTGCCCCTTGTCTCGTTCGATGTGGGTGCAGCAGCGACATTCGATCGATTACAGTCACAACGGATTCAACTGGCAAAGATGGATGCGCGGATTGCGGCGATCGCGCTATTTCGTGGATTGATCTTGTTAACTCGTAACCATCGAGACTTTAGTAAAGTGACAGGGTTATTAACTGAAGATTGGACACTTTAA
- a CDS encoding ThiF family adenylyltransferase, whose product MTHQNLLVEYSLHIPPKMWQEFRQNMLDYRNSNEEVIGFFFCKPHQVSKRKIRYIPKAWVVPSPDCYEMQSVSGLVLTQQFHFYLLKQYLKEGLHVVHIHTHVGEIIPEFSSVDNYYEADYARFLAKNFPKKPRLISGVFNQSLEQSKFRIWDRKGKKSYDIKFSTNYLESTNSLEDNFQEHNIASTIQNYGAIDMTKLISNDRNLMFSRQKVFGETCQKQLGELKVSLIGCGGIGSIFAELLGRLGVRNWILIDSDRIEAVNLNRMPGATQKMVEQRWKKVDCVKHLIKKIYQTGSCVTTIPTAIDNEVARSAIATSDLIVVATDNHLSRKIAQELALEYMHPLICLGTHIDLNQCDRKPRMFCRVTIPPLGGGWCLMCGNIINLQKAAVESAPVQINQMVASAGYLEGVNDPAVFWLNSICASTAVGVIHGTVSGFLNVNAGIDWVYEFPNCVWHQTNTEYLETPDCYFCSNFDAFTAKSEEFSSESNVENMDYWL is encoded by the coding sequence ATGACACATCAAAATCTCCTGGTAGAGTATTCTTTGCATATACCGCCGAAAATGTGGCAAGAGTTTCGTCAAAATATGTTGGATTATCGGAATTCAAATGAAGAAGTGATTGGTTTCTTTTTTTGTAAACCCCATCAAGTGTCAAAAAGAAAAATTCGCTATATTCCTAAAGCTTGGGTTGTTCCTTCTCCCGATTGCTATGAGATGCAGTCTGTTAGTGGATTAGTTTTAACACAACAATTTCATTTCTACTTGTTGAAACAGTATCTCAAAGAAGGTTTGCATGTCGTTCATATTCATACTCATGTTGGGGAGATAATTCCTGAATTTTCTTCTGTTGATAATTATTATGAAGCGGATTATGCTCGATTTCTGGCTAAGAATTTCCCTAAAAAGCCTCGGCTAATTTCAGGTGTCTTCAATCAATCACTAGAACAAAGTAAATTTCGTATCTGGGACAGAAAAGGAAAAAAATCCTATGATATAAAATTTTCTACTAATTACTTGGAGAGCACAAATTCTCTGGAAGACAACTTTCAAGAGCATAATATTGCATCAACAATTCAGAATTATGGTGCAATCGATATGACAAAGCTTATATCCAACGATCGCAATCTCATGTTCTCCAGGCAAAAAGTATTTGGCGAAACCTGTCAAAAACAACTTGGCGAACTAAAAGTAAGTCTTATCGGATGTGGTGGAATAGGTTCAATCTTTGCCGAACTATTAGGGCGGTTAGGTGTAAGGAATTGGATATTAATAGACAGCGATCGCATAGAAGCAGTCAACCTCAATCGAATGCCAGGAGCTACTCAAAAAATGGTCGAACAGCGATGGAAAAAAGTTGATTGCGTAAAACACTTAATCAAAAAAATCTATCAAACAGGCTCCTGTGTAACCACAATACCAACAGCAATAGACAATGAAGTTGCTAGATCGGCTATAGCCACATCCGATTTAATCGTAGTTGCAACAGATAATCATCTTTCTCGCAAAATAGCCCAAGAACTTGCATTAGAATATATGCATCCTCTTATTTGCCTTGGCACTCACATCGATCTGAATCAATGCGATCGCAAACCGCGAATGTTTTGTCGCGTCACCATTCCTCCTTTAGGAGGCGGTTGGTGCTTGATGTGTGGCAATATTATCAACCTGCAAAAAGCTGCTGTAGAATCCGCACCAGTACAAATCAATCAAATGGTTGCAAGCGCAGGTTATTTAGAAGGAGTTAACGATCCAGCCGTATTTTGGTTGAATAGTATTTGTGCTAGTACCGCAGTCGGTGTAATTCATGGCACAGTCAGTGGTTTTTTGAATGTAAATGCTGGAATTGATTGGGTTTATGAGTTTCCTAACTGTGTTTGGCATCAGACCAATACAGAGTATTTAGAAACACCTGATTGTTATTTTTGTTCTAACTTTGATGCTTTTACAGCAAAAAGTGAAGAATTTTCTAGCGAAAGCAATGTTGAAAATATGGACTATTGGCTTTGA
- a CDS encoding E2/UBC family protein produces the protein MTITISQDKFEFRPTSRLLEELKLLEKAAKNIVVGTKTVENVKYTAILVKGMPLSSQKFTVSNTDVLFLLPPEYPELPPIGCYLNYPWNTTGEGDHHFTRQSYYGAPFLSDEGWYWYCVGLGGGFNREVWLNSWKPTQQVDRGHNLATLFVTARHAINSDE, from the coding sequence ATGACAATTACAATTAGTCAAGATAAATTTGAGTTTCGCCCAACTTCAAGATTGCTCGAAGAACTCAAACTTTTGGAAAAAGCAGCAAAAAATATTGTTGTTGGTACTAAAACAGTTGAGAATGTCAAATACACGGCTATTTTAGTTAAAGGAATGCCTTTATCTTCCCAGAAGTTTACAGTTTCTAATACCGACGTTTTGTTCTTATTGCCTCCAGAATATCCTGAATTACCTCCTATCGGTTGTTATCTTAATTATCCTTGGAATACAACCGGAGAAGGAGATCATCACTTTACAAGACAAAGCTATTATGGAGCGCCTTTCTTAAGTGATGAAGGATGGTACTGGTATTGTGTGGGACTCGGAGGAGGCTTCAATCGAGAAGTATGGTTGAATTCCTGGAAGCCAACTCAGCAAGTTGATAGAGGACATAACCTCGCGACACTCTTTGTAACTGCACGTCATGCAATTAATAGCGATGAATGA